In Thermomonas carbonis, a single genomic region encodes these proteins:
- a CDS encoding tyrosine/phenylalanine carboxypeptidase domain-containing protein gives MVKRRLYAIDLRAVEDPVLEHLFAEKRMELDQQLTMLQRRNTPAFRYVSLLQYGPVEPDLLALANTLLEAFPPGTGRCGERLGAAAVQAEATRMLARYARRAPAFAAAETSLRSDTGPGLMVSGSSLLISTATMVPRDRLDPLLQHEISVHVLTYINGSQQGLGIFGAGLAGYEGLQEGLGVFAEFLVGGLTVARLRLLAARVVVVDAMLGGADFIQCHRLLQGKHGFSSGGAFNIVARIFRSGGLTKDAIYLRGFQQVLQRVADGGSLDPLWYGKIAEHHVPVVEELKARGMLRSPVATPEFLERPCAQARLSHLRQGHSFIDVLKDPPPC, from the coding sequence ATCGTCAAGCGACGGCTGTACGCCATCGACCTGCGCGCGGTGGAAGACCCGGTGCTGGAGCACCTGTTCGCCGAGAAGCGGATGGAGCTGGACCAGCAGCTGACGATGCTGCAGCGTCGCAACACGCCGGCGTTCCGCTACGTGTCCCTGCTCCAGTACGGACCGGTCGAGCCAGACTTGCTCGCCCTGGCGAACACCTTGCTCGAGGCCTTCCCGCCCGGCACCGGGCGCTGCGGCGAGCGCCTTGGCGCGGCTGCGGTCCAGGCCGAGGCCACCCGCATGCTTGCGCGTTACGCGCGTCGCGCACCGGCATTTGCCGCGGCGGAAACGAGCCTGCGCTCCGACACCGGTCCCGGGCTCATGGTCTCCGGTTCCTCCCTGCTGATTTCGACCGCGACCATGGTGCCGCGCGACCGCCTGGATCCCCTCCTGCAGCACGAGATCAGCGTGCATGTGCTCACCTACATCAACGGCAGCCAGCAGGGGCTGGGCATCTTCGGGGCCGGCCTCGCCGGTTACGAAGGCTTGCAGGAAGGCCTGGGCGTGTTCGCCGAGTTCCTGGTGGGCGGGCTGACCGTGGCCCGCCTGCGCCTGCTGGCGGCGCGCGTGGTCGTGGTCGACGCGATGCTGGGCGGGGCCGATTTCATCCAGTGCCACCGCCTGTTGCAGGGCAAGCACGGCTTTTCCAGCGGCGGCGCGTTCAACATCGTGGCGCGCATCTTCCGCTCCGGCGGGCTGACCAAGGATGCGATCTACCTGCGCGGCTTCCAGCAGGTGCTGCAACGGGTCGCCGACGGCGGCTCGCTGGATCCGCTCTGGTACGGAAAGATCGCCGAACACCACGTGCCGGTGGTGGAGGAACTCAAGGCGCGCGGAATGCTCCGCTCGCCGGTTGCCACCCCCGAATTCCTCGAACGCCCCTGCGCGCAGGCCAGGTTGTCGCACCTGCGCCAAGGCCATTCCTTCATCGACGTGCTCAAGGATCCCCCGCCATGCTGA
- a CDS encoding four-helix bundle copper-binding protein, which produces MSHHLDQAIRDCIAACNACATACAECFSHMAGKHSDNACPACCIDCAALCRLCADAMARHSPFANELCALCAKVCDWCAEQCGAHDMAHCQRCAEACRRCAEACRAMA; this is translated from the coding sequence ATGAGCCACCACCTGGACCAGGCGATCCGCGACTGCATCGCCGCATGCAACGCGTGCGCGACCGCGTGCGCCGAGTGCTTCAGCCACATGGCCGGCAAGCACAGCGACAACGCGTGCCCGGCCTGCTGCATCGACTGCGCGGCGCTATGCCGCTTGTGCGCCGATGCCATGGCGCGCCACAGCCCGTTCGCGAACGAACTCTGCGCACTGTGCGCGAAAGTCTGCGACTGGTGCGCCGAACAGTGCGGTGCCCACGACATGGCGCATTGCCAGCGCTGCGCCGAAGCCTGCCGCCGTTGTGCCGAGGCATGCCGCGCGATGGCGTAA
- a CDS encoding VOC family protein: MKIVTSLSFRGQCREAFEFYAKVLDGQITAAFPYGEGPPDMPVDPTYKEWLMHCWLEVGDQALMGADMDEQWAPNIGKPKNGFDVTLHTEDIEQARRWFDALKEGGTVVMDFAETFWSPGYGSVVDRFGVPWMVNTTGK, translated from the coding sequence ATGAAAATCGTCACCAGCCTCAGCTTTCGCGGCCAGTGCCGCGAGGCCTTCGAGTTCTACGCAAAAGTCCTGGACGGCCAGATCACCGCCGCCTTTCCCTACGGCGAGGGCCCGCCGGACATGCCGGTCGACCCGACGTACAAGGAGTGGCTGATGCATTGCTGGCTCGAGGTCGGCGACCAGGCGTTGATGGGGGCCGACATGGACGAGCAGTGGGCTCCCAATATCGGCAAGCCCAAGAACGGCTTCGACGTGACCCTGCATACCGAGGACATCGAGCAAGCGCGACGCTGGTTCGATGCGTTGAAGGAAGGCGGCACCGTGGTGATGGACTTCGCCGAGACCTTCTGGTCGCCGGGGTACGGCAGCGTGGTCGATCGCTTCGGCGTGCCGTGGATGGTCAATACGACCGGCAAGTAA
- a CDS encoding DUF1453 domain-containing protein: protein MPLLLIIPLLVAGLFVLWVLLLPISIVQRYRYGKARRRVLPWAVRLNAWLLAMSVVAFVASSWVAANWVDRALLDAVLGLGVGGVIGVVGLSLDRFEVTPQGLFRTPNQWLVLGVSLLLAARIALGLWLAWRDGPDTGMTAWATHGGLIGVAGILLGYAVATSLGLRFRVARIPMSDSGNMSERSGTG from the coding sequence ATGCCGCTGCTGCTCATTATTCCCCTGCTGGTCGCCGGCCTGTTCGTGCTGTGGGTGCTGCTGCTCCCGATCTCGATCGTCCAGCGCTATCGCTACGGCAAGGCGCGTCGCCGCGTGCTGCCTTGGGCGGTGCGCCTGAATGCCTGGTTGCTGGCGATGTCCGTGGTTGCCTTCGTTGCCTCGTCCTGGGTGGCAGCGAATTGGGTCGACCGCGCCCTGCTGGACGCCGTGCTTGGGCTGGGCGTGGGTGGCGTCATCGGCGTGGTCGGCCTGTCCCTCGATCGATTCGAAGTGACCCCGCAAGGACTGTTCCGCACGCCCAATCAGTGGCTGGTACTCGGCGTCTCGTTGCTGCTCGCCGCACGCATCGCGTTGGGCCTCTGGTTGGCCTGGCGCGATGGACCGGACACCGGGATGACGGCATGGGCCACGCATGGAGGATTGATCGGCGTGGCCGGGATCCTGCTGGGCTACGCCGTCGCGACGTCATTGGGCCTGCGGTTCCGCGTCGCCCGTATACCAATGAGCGACTCGGGGAACATGTCAGAACGATCGGGGACGGGGTGA
- a CDS encoding glutathione synthetase — translation MLIAFFVNSLESEYPRYTTTVLAHEASRRGHDVCYLTPGDFVLNPDDTLQVHARMIPAGKGKARSREEFFKALKGVGKKNTLIDIADLDVLMLRSDPSTEASERPWAETIGVQFGQRATEAGVLVLNDPTSLSQAINKLYFQSFPREVRAKTLISRHIADIKAFAKANGGKIVVKPLQGSGGQGVFVVNSKSSGNLNQMAEAIARDGYIIAQSVVPEADKGDIRLFMMNGRPLQVDGKYAAMRRVGAEDDVRSNIHAGGTAKPVKITERELRLAELIRPKLQSDGMFLVGIDIIGDTILEVNVFTPGNLFTCSEMAGVNFAAHILASIERKLEIRDEYPGQFTNAELAVM, via the coding sequence ATGCTGATCGCTTTCTTCGTCAACTCGCTCGAGTCCGAGTACCCGCGCTACACGACCACCGTGCTTGCCCACGAGGCTTCCCGCCGCGGGCACGACGTCTGCTATCTGACCCCGGGCGACTTCGTGCTCAACCCGGACGACACGCTGCAGGTGCACGCGCGCATGATCCCCGCCGGCAAGGGCAAGGCGCGCAGTCGGGAGGAGTTCTTCAAGGCACTCAAGGGAGTAGGCAAGAAGAACACCCTGATCGACATCGCGGACCTCGACGTCCTCATGTTGCGCAGCGACCCGTCCACCGAGGCCAGCGAGCGCCCCTGGGCCGAAACCATCGGCGTCCAGTTCGGCCAGCGCGCGACGGAAGCTGGGGTGCTGGTGCTCAACGACCCGACCTCGCTCTCGCAGGCGATCAACAAACTCTACTTCCAGTCGTTCCCGCGCGAGGTTCGCGCGAAGACCCTGATCAGCCGCCACATCGCCGACATCAAGGCATTCGCCAAGGCCAATGGCGGCAAGATCGTTGTGAAGCCGTTGCAGGGGTCCGGCGGCCAGGGCGTGTTCGTGGTCAATTCGAAGTCATCGGGCAACCTCAACCAGATGGCGGAGGCGATCGCGCGCGACGGCTACATCATCGCCCAGTCGGTGGTTCCGGAAGCCGACAAGGGCGACATCCGCCTGTTCATGATGAACGGCAGGCCGCTGCAGGTCGACGGTAAATACGCCGCGATGCGGCGCGTCGGTGCGGAGGACGACGTACGCAGCAATATCCACGCGGGCGGGACCGCCAAGCCGGTCAAGATCACGGAGCGTGAATTGCGCCTGGCCGAACTGATCCGACCGAAGCTGCAATCCGACGGCATGTTCCTGGTGGGCATCGATATCATCGGCGACACCATCCTGGAGGTGAACGTGTTCACCCCGGGCAACCTGTTCACCTGCAGCGAGATGGCCGGCGTCAACTTCGCCGCGCACATCCTCGCGTCGATCGAGCGCAAGCTGGAGATCCGCGACGAGTACCCCGGCCAGTTCACCAATGCGGAACTTGCGGTGATGTGA